A region of the Kaistia geumhonensis genome:
GACTCCTCGGAGGTCGCGGCCGTCATCGCGCATGAGATGGGCCATGTCACGGCGAACCACGCCATGCAGCGCCAGAACAAGGCGCAGACGGCGGTGCTGGTCAGTCGTGTCGTCAGCGACGTGCTGCAGGACGGCGAGGCCGGCAAGCTGGCGCTCGCCTCCAGCCAGAGGACGCTCGCCGCCTTCTCGCAGCAGCAGGAACTGGAAGCCGACGCCATCGGCGTGCGCACCATCGGCAAGGCTGGCTACGATCCCTTCGCCGCCGCCCGATTCCTGCAGCTGATGGGCCGCTACGCCGCCTACAAGTCGGCCGGCAGCGTGCAGGACAAGCGGCCCGATTTTCTCGCCAGCCATCCGGCGACGCCGCAGCGCGTCGAGTTCGCGATCCGCGCCGCGCGCGAGTTCGGCGCGCCCGGCATCGGCGAGGTCGACCGCGACCGCTATCTCGCCGGCATCAACGGCATCGTCTATGGCGACGATCCTTCGCAGGGCTTCGTGCGGGGCCGCACCTTCCTGCATCCGAGCCTCGGCGTCGCCTTCACGGTGCCGGACGGCTTCGTGCTCGACAATACGTCCGACGCGGTTCTGGCGACGGGACCCGACGGCACGGCGCTACGCTTCGACGGTGCCAACCTGCCGTCTGGCTCGTCGCTCGCCGCCTATCTCGATTCCGGTTGGGTGAACGGCCTCGACACGTCGTCGATCAAGACCTTCTCGATCAACGGTCTCGAGGCGGCCTCGGCGCGCGCCGAGGCCAAGGGCTGGGTGTTCCGCATCGCCGTGGTGCGGGCCGGCGACAACGCCACCTATCGCTTCATCTTCGCGAACGAGAGCGACACGCCCGGCCTGCAGCGTGCCGCGGAGGCGACGATCACCAGCTTCCGCCGCCTGACGCCGCAGGAAGCGGCCTCGCTGCAGCCCCTGCGCATCCGCATCGTCACGGTGGGCGCAGGCGACACCGTCGCCTCCCTCTCGGCTCGCATGCGCGGCGTCGACCGGCCGGAAGATCTTTTCCGCATCCTGAACGACCTCCCGCCGAGCGGCGCGCTGCCCGCCCCGGGCCAGAAGGTCAAGATCGTCGCGGACTGAGCGGGTCCCCTCAGGCGGTCCAGACCTCCGGCCGCCCGCCGCCCATGCCGGTCTCGGCGAGGAATTCCTCGATCACGGCCACCACCAGCGCATGATCCTCGGCCTGCGGCAGGCCGGAGACCGTCGCCGTGCCGACCATGCCGACGCCGGCGACGATGATCGGGAACGAGCCGCCATGGGCGCGGAACGTCGCGCGGTCGACCAGCGCGCCGTCGGCGAAATCGACGCCCTTGAGGCGCGCCTTCTGACCAACATAGAAGGACGAGTGGCCGAAGCGCTTCACCACCGCGACCTTGCCGGCCACCCAGAACTCGTTGTCGGCCGAGGTCCCCGCCAGCGCCGCGTAGAACAGGCGCTGGTCGCCGCGCGAGATGTCGACGACGATCGATTGCCGGTTGGCGCGTGCCCGCTCCAGGATCTTCTGGCCAAGCGCGATGGCGGTGTCGTTGTCGAAGCGGTCGAAGACGAGCCGCCGCTCCTGCTCGAGCAGAGTCTCGAGCAGAGTCGCATCGTCGGTCATGGCAGTCTCCTCCCGGCGGGGCTCAGTCGACCATCTCGAAGAGGATATCCTGCGCGCCCTTCCAGAGCGTCGCCTTGCCGAGCGGAACCAGATTCTCGAGCCCCTCGGTGATGGTCAGGAAATGGTTGCCGGCGAGCTGGCCGAGCTTGGAGGCGAAATGCACGCCGCCATAGGCGAGCAGGATCTCGGTCTCGCTGATGCCGCCGGGATAGAGGATGAACTGGCCCGGCGCCGGATAGGAGGTGTGGTTCTCGTAGGAGAGGCCGAGATCGAGGTCGCCGAGCGGAATCCAGCAGCCTTCGCCACTCCAGCGCACATGGATGATCTTCTCG
Encoded here:
- a CDS encoding M48 family metalloprotease; the encoded protein is MAEIRAKAGGSARSRRTRGIAAALAPALLAALVLAGCTTSSLEGTYGPTPTVAGAAAPPPVDPEQARIGAEQHPRIVASYGGVYHDDKLEQTLARIVGRIVAASDDPSQSYRITILNSPSVNAFALPGGYLYVTRGLLALANDSSEVAAVIAHEMGHVTANHAMQRQNKAQTAVLVSRVVSDVLQDGEAGKLALASSQRTLAAFSQQQELEADAIGVRTIGKAGYDPFAAARFLQLMGRYAAYKSAGSVQDKRPDFLASHPATPQRVEFAIRAAREFGAPGIGEVDRDRYLAGINGIVYGDDPSQGFVRGRTFLHPSLGVAFTVPDGFVLDNTSDAVLATGPDGTALRFDGANLPSGSSLAAYLDSGWVNGLDTSSIKTFSINGLEAASARAEAKGWVFRIAVVRAGDNATYRFIFANESDTPGLQRAAEATITSFRRLTPQEAASLQPLRIRIVTVGAGDTVASLSARMRGVDRPEDLFRILNDLPPSGALPAPGQKVKIVAD
- a CDS encoding heme-degrading domain-containing protein — encoded protein: MTDDATLLETLLEQERRLVFDRFDNDTAIALGQKILERARANRQSIVVDISRGDQRLFYAALAGTSADNEFWVAGKVAVVKRFGHSSFYVGQKARLKGVDFADGALVDRATFRAHGGSFPIIVAGVGMVGTATVSGLPQAEDHALVVAVIEEFLAETGMGGGRPEVWTA
- a CDS encoding DUF3830 family protein, yielding MSRVKITAGPYTFFGRFEEEAAPKTVAVFKKLLPYREKIIHVRWSGEGCWIPLGDLDLGLSYENHTSYPAPGQFILYPGGISETEILLAYGGVHFASKLGQLAGNHFLTITEGLENLVPLGKATLWKGAQDILFEMVD